A genomic segment from Capra hircus breed San Clemente chromosome 15, ASM170441v1, whole genome shotgun sequence encodes:
- the LOC102178923 gene encoding olfactory receptor 51G2-like: MSVFNDSVLYPCFLLTGFSGLESRYGLISLPIFLVYATSVAGNITILFIIRTEPSLHQPMYYFLSMLAFTDLGLSTTTLPTMFSVFWFHAREISFNGCLVQMYFIHVFSIIESAVLLAMAFDRLVAIRAPLRYAAILTNDVIIGIALAITGRALALVFPASFLLKRLQYRPVNILSYPFCLHQDLIKTTVSSRRVSSIYGLMVVICSMGLDSVLLLLSYILILGTVLSIASRTERVKALNTCISHICAVLTFYTPMIGLSMIHRYGQNASPFVHVFMANVYLLVPPLMNPIVYSVKTKQIRDRILKKFNQQKV; encoded by the coding sequence ATGTCTGTCTTTAATGACTCTGTCCTATACCCCTGCTTCCTCCTGACAGGCTTCTCAGGCCTTGAAAGCAGATATGGCTTAATTTCCCTCCCTATTTTCTTGGTTTATGCCACCTCAGTTGCAGGGAACATTACCATTCTGTTTATCATCAGAACTGAGCCTTCCCTCCACCAACCAATGTATTACTTCCTGTCAATGCTGGCATTTACTGATCTGGGCCTATCCACTACAACCTTGCCTACCATGTTCAGCGTTTTCTGGTTCCATGCCCGGGAGATCTCTTTCAATGGCTGCCTGGTCCAGATGTACTTCATTCATGTTTTCTCAATTATTGAGTCAGCGGTGCTTTTGGCTATGGCCTTTGACCGCCTAGTAGCAATCCGAGCACCCCTGCGTTATGCAGCCATTTTAACCAATGATGTAATCATTGGGATTGCCTTGGCAATCACCGGAAGGGCCTTGGCTCTGGTCTTTCCAGCTTCTTTCCTCTTAAAAAGGCTTCAATATCGTCCTGTCAATATTCTCTCCTACCCTTTCTGCCTGCACCAAGACCTCATCAAGACAACTGTATCCAGCCGTCGGGTCAGCAGCATCTATGGCCTCATGGTGGTCATCTGCTCCATGGGACTTGATTcagtcctcctcctcctttcctatATCCTCATCCTTGGCACAGTTTTGAGTATAGCCTCCAGGACAGAAAGAGTGAAAGCACTTAATACCTGCATCTCTCATATCTGTGCTGTACTCACTTTCTATACACCAATGATTGGACTATCTATGATCCATCGCTATGGGCAGAATGCATCCCCATTTGTCCATGTGTTCATGGCCAATGTCTATTTGCTGGTGCCACCCCTCATGAACCCCATTGTCTATAGTGTCAAGACCAAGCAGATTCGTGACAGAATCCTCAAGAAATTCAACCAACAGAAAGTTTGA